One segment of Triticum aestivum cultivar Chinese Spring chromosome 2A, IWGSC CS RefSeq v2.1, whole genome shotgun sequence DNA contains the following:
- the LOC123184470 gene encoding disease resistance protein RGA4-like — translation MAELASGAVSSLLGLLRNEALLLSRVGSDSEFIKEEMESMHSFLEHLARTAPPAGGGGHDEQVHTWMKQVRDLAHDCSNCIDLYLRRGDPAVYRARAGRWRYLWWASWLVQRMVAQHNVAIRLRELKERARDVGNRRLWYGVEIPRKEEAAPLPSSSSQAAGIEYKEDEDYQIQAANGSDPRQRALEPRLVEEYCAEKLVEKLANWQELQAKTNNRISMASIAIVAPDDTKGAGTVAQDSLRFATKNFKRTVWVNLSALHFPWDLPLLPSEILSYILYECEQQKQHEDEQQKQHEDEQQKQHEDEQQKVTGGQGEVKPKMPIPWEGYSYKARLRYEILNMFNYGEIRKQIDEIRNKVREVDKGEIGGVDRGKVEENKCLGIFHHALRLVLNTLVRPLSSEGAIEETASLLKDHMETGESNPKTQIHLDNSQYEDILRKVFPTNKPLQSQQIQEATTSSATTLSEAHIKEIIHNHKITLDIILGLLPKPQLLEGTSTKEQAIDAAASVSKEISGEATGAAAAVIKETKEKTKEVSEEVTSAIASAVIEETKEKTETSGEVSRDIAAAVVNQTKEKLKELSAEVTSAIAAAVIKETKEKMKEMDITGAIAAAVIEEAKEKMKGIVSGEVEATSDVAAAITETIKETLEKMSQIPWRIWGLLYTKGIVDKIKPRLKNKKTLIILQDDKDYVSAESRWEESRNALNLLGCAPGSTVIVSTKNSEKAKDFCYPPGEPITCSLVGLYHDTVLQLTKPRMINGNDGDIPGILREILAKCHPHEFCMKIFVYALYTNPNRSYEELCKLNEDLAPAKTLGSKAKNMIKFSYKDLPREHKTCLLYLAIFPQGHNIKRSTLIGRWVTEGLITKQDWATAVHHAEQCFDTLIKKGLILPHDIGAAGKVKSCMVGDQVHGFITEVAEKEHILDARLSDLWARHFSIFSGLRLRASDGIEKFVYKLPKYSPQLPLLKVLDLEGTQCFDKNHYLRDICNKMLLLKYLSLRGTNVRHLPSEINNLHELEVLDIRETMVPERATRNILLLKLRRFLASRVDPNSRLNDKSARFPVQIPFKIEKMENLEILSNVRASGDGSELKEIRHLWQLRKLNVVIEDRNNHLEKLLRAIGDLKDCLQSLSITISYNTRTKSTLSNKEMRDLLRQSPKHLESLSINGVTQSGQLLELLAKGSDELAKVTLTGTLLEEGDLVVLAVLPKLHSVRLRSNAYNGRELTFKKDVFPQLKYFLVEGSNKAVTDIKFEDGAATELEKIVLSSTNIRFLSGIENLPKLKELELEGNQSLLSFSQDKVSPDQSTESGSAEQNTKGEATL, via the coding sequence ATGGCTGAGCTCGCGTCTGGCGCCGTGAGCTCGCTGCTGGGCCTCCTCCGAAACGAGGCGCTGCTGCTGAGCCGCGTCGGGAGCGACTCGGAGTTCATCAAGGAGGAGATGGAGAGTATGCACAGCTTCCTGGAGCACCTGGCCAGGACAGCGCCTCCCGCTGGTGGCGGTGGGCACGACGAGCAGGTCCACACGTGGATGAAGCAGGTCCGGGACCTGGCCCACGACTGCAGCAACTGCATCGACCTCTACCTCCGGCGTGGTGATCCGGCGGTCTACCGTGCCAGGGCCGGCCGCTGGCGCTATCTCTGGTGGGCTTCCTGGTTGGTGCAGAGGATGGTCGCCCAGCACAACGTGGCCATCCGGCTGCGCGAGCTCAAGGAGCGGGCACGCGACGTCGGCAACCGGCGGCTGTGGTACGGCGTGGAGATCCCACGGAAGGAGGAGGCGGCACCTTTGCCCTCGTCATCGTCTCAAGCTGCTGGCATAGAATACAAGGAGGATGAAGACTATCAGATTCAAGCCGCCAACGGTTCTGATCCCCGTCAAAGAGCTCTAGAACCTCGCCTTGTCGAGGAGTACTGTGCCGAGAAGCTAGTCGAGAAGTTAGCCAACTGGCAGGAATTGCAAGCCAAAACCAACAACCGTATAtccatggcatccattgccattGTTGCGCCGGATGATACAAAGGGCGCCGGCACCGTCGCACAGGACTCTTTGAGGTTTGCCACCAAAAACTTTAAGCGCACGGTTTGGGTCAACCTCTCGGCACTGCACTTCCCATGGGATCTTCCACTGTTACCCAGCGAGATCCTCTCCTACATCCTGTATGAGTGTGAGCAGCAGAAACAGCATGAGGATGAGCAGCAGAAACAGCATGAGGATGAGCAGCAGAAACAGCATGAGGATGAGCAGCAGAAAGTCACAGGCGGGCAAGGTGAGGTGAAGCCGAAGATGCCTATTCCTTGGGAAGGTTACAGTTACAAAGCAAGACTCCGGTACGAAATACTGAATATGTTTAATTATGGAGAAATCCGCAAGCAGATTGATGAGATCAGGAACAAGGTTCGAGAAGTTGACAAGGGGGAGATTGGAGGAGTGGATAGAGGGAAGGTTGAAGAAAACAAGTGCTTAGGCATATTCCACCATGCGCTGCGGCTCGTGCTGAACACGCTGGTTCGGCCACTATCCTCAGAGGGGGCTATAGAGGAAACTGCTTCATTGCTGAAAGATCATATGGAAACAGGCGAGTCCAACCCCAAGACCCAGATTCATCTCGATAATAGCCAATATGAAGATATCCTGCGCAAGGTGTTCCCGACAAACAAGCCCCTGCAGTCCCAGCAGATCCAGGAAGCCACCACCAGTAGTGCTACTACACTAAGCGAGGCTCACATCAAAGAAATCATCCACAACCACAAGATTACTCTAGACATCATATTGGGGCTGCTTCCCAAGCCACAGCTACTGGAAGGCACCTCTACCAAGGAACAAGCCATTGATGCTGCTGCTTCTGTCTCCAAGGAGATATCAGGGGAGGCAAcaggtgctgctgctgctgttatcaAAGAAACCAAGGAGAAAACGAAGGAGGTATCAGAGGAGGTGACCAGTGCCATTGCTTCTGCTGTCATCGAAGAAACCAAGGAGAAAACGGAGACATCAGGGGAGGTGAGCAGGGATATTGCTGCGGCCGTTGTCAATCAAACCAAGGAGAAACTCAAGGAGCTATCAGCGGAGGTGACCAGTGCTATTGCTGCTGCTGTTATCAAGGAAACCAAGGAGAAAATGAAGGAGATGGACATTACCGGTGCTATTGCTGCTGCTGTCATCGAAGAAGCAAAAGAAAAGATGAAGGGAATAGTATCAGGAGAGGTTGAGGCGACCAGTGATGTTGCTGCTGCTATCACTGAAACCATCAAAGAAACCCTGGAAAAAATGTCGCAGATCCCGTGGAGGATTTGGGGTCTGCTGTACACCAAAGGGATAGTGGATAAGATTAAGCCACGTCTGAAAAATAAGAAGACCCTGATTATCCTCCAAGATGACAAAGACTATGTGTCAGCTGAATCCCGGTGGGAGGAGTCCAGAAATGCTTTGAACCTATTAGGCTGTGCACCTGGCAGTACAGTGATTGTGTCCACAAAGAACAGCGAAAAGGCCAAAGATTTTTGCTATCCACCGGGAGAACCAATAACATGTTCTCTAGTTGGACTCTACCATGACACTGTGCTCCAGCTTACAAAGCCACGGATGATTAATGGAAATGACGGAGACATCCCGGGGATTCTACGTGAAATCTTGGCCAAGTGCCATCCACATGAGTTCTGCATGAAGATCTTTGTGTATGCTCTTTACACTAACCCCAACAGGAGCTATGAAGAACTGTGTAAGCTAAATGAAGATCTGGCTCCCGCCAAGACATTGGGCAGTAAAGCTAAGAATATGATCAAGTTCTCCTACAAAGATCTGCCTAGAGAACACAAGACTTGCTTGTTGTACCTAGCCATCTTTCCTCAAGGCCACAACATCAAGAGATCAACCTTAATAGGACGATGGGTTACGGAGGGGTTGATAACTAAGCAGGACTGGGCCACTGCAGTGCATCATGCGGAGCAATGTTTTGACACCCTGATTAAAAAAGGGCTTATATTGCCTCATGATATTGGTGCTGCAGGAAAGGTCAAGAGCTGCATGGTAGGTGATCAAGTCCATGGGTTTATCACCGAGGTCGCAGAAAAAGAACACATTTTGGATGCACGCCTTTCTGATCTTTGGGCTCGCCACTTCTCCATCTTTAGTGGTCTCCGACTCCGTGCCTCTGATGGCATCGAGAAGTTTGTATACAAGCTCCCCAAATATTCACCACAACTGCCGCTCCTGAAGGTGTTAGATCTGGAAGGCACTCAATGCTTTGACAAAAATCACTACCTCAGGGACATTTGCAACAAGATGTTACTTCTCAAGTATCTGAGCCTAAGAGGAACAAATGTTAGACATCTTCCCAGTGAAATAAACAACCTCCATGAGCTAGAGGTATTGGATATCCGGGAAACTATGGTGCCTGAGCGTGCAACAAGGAATATCCTGCTCCTGAAGCTGAGGCGCTTCTTGGCTAGCCGTGTTGATCCAAATTCAAGACTCAATGATAAGTCGGCACGCTTTCCTGTCCAGATTCCTTTCAAGATTGAGAAAATGGAAAATTTGGAGATATTGTCAAATGTCAGGGCTTCAGGGGATGGCAGTGAGTTGAAAGAGATAAGACATCTATGGCAACTAAGGAAGCTCAATGTGGTTATCGAAGACAGGAACAATCACCTTGAGAAGTTGCTTCGAGCCATCGGAGACCTAAAAGATTGTCTCCAGTCCCTTTCAATCACTATATCCTACAATACCAGAACTAAGAGCACTCTCTCCAACAAAGAGATGCGTGATCTGTTAAGACAAAGTCCCAAGCATCTTGAGAGCCTAAGCATCAATGGAGTCACACAAAGTGGGCAGCTCCTTGAACTGCTGGCCAAAGGTAGTGATGAACTTGCCAAGGTAACTCTGACTGGTACCTTGCTGGAAGAGGGTGATCTGGTGGTCCTTGCCGTGCTTCCCAAATTACACTCCGTCAGACTCCGATCCAATGCATACAATGGGAGAGAGCTCACCTTCAAGAAGGATGTATTTCCACAACTCAAATACTTTCTTGTTGAGGGCTCCAACAAGGCTGTGACTGACATCAAGTTTGAAGATGGAGCAGCTACTGAGCTTGAGAAGATTGTTTTGTCCTCCACCAATATAAGGTTTCTTAGTGGGATCGAGAACCTTCCAAAATTGAAGGAGCTTGAGTTGGAAGGAAACCAGTCCCTACTTTCATTTTCTCAAGACAAAGTATCTCCTGACCAAAGCACCGAGAGTGGATCCGCTGAGCAGAACACAAAGGGCGAAGCTACCTTGTGA